The Amycolatopsis solani genome segment CCCGATGCCCGGCCGGTCAATTTCGTCGTCCACTCGGGCGCTGACCTGCAGAAAGTGGATTCCCGGCCGCGAACCGCGCGAGACATTCCCCTTCGCGGCCCCCGAAGAGGGAATTCCGGTTACCGGACACGCCTCACCCAGGCATCCGGCCGTCACCCGATTAGCCCAAGCAGGGCAACAGCGTACCTCAGTCGATCTACACTCTGTACCCCCAACGGGTGGGTCAAGTCTCAAGATGTGCCCGATCTTGTGGCGTTGCGCGGCGACGTCCCTCGACCTGGTGATTTCTTTCGAGAACCCGCGCCGACCTGTGGATCTTCGCCGCCACGCCGCCGCGGGAGGACCCTCTTCGGCGCTACGGAACCGTACTTCGACCACCCAGAGTGACACGAGGTCACCCGCGCCTGGCATGATTACTTCGTTCGCCGCAGCGTAGGCCGAACGCGACAACGTCGTGTCACAATTTTTCTCATCATTCCGGGTGATCTGCCCGTGATCTCCCCACCAAAAGCGCATTCGATGCTTTCGACAAGAAAACGAATACCGCGTGTTCCGGGGGTCCGAACCACCCGGCCGCCCTCGGACTCCGCCAGACGGCCTAGTTACGATGTGCGCCTCGCAGACCGCAAGGGCGGCCGGCGCCCGCCGCGGGCACCGGGTCCCGCCGCCACGCCAGGCTCTCTGCCGGAGGCACCCATGTACGACGTCGCGCGACCAGCGACGGGCAACGCCCTCGAGGAGACCGGCCGGATGCCGGCCCTCTTCACCGGGGAGCGCCCGACCGGCGCCCCGCAGCGGCGGCCCGCCGCCCCCACCGGCCCGGACTACGCCGGGATCCAGGCCAGCCGCGAGTTCGTCGCGCTGCGCCGCCGGTTCCGCGGGTTCGTCTTCCCGATGAGCCTCGCCTTCTTCGCCTGGTACATGACGTACGTGCTGCTGGCCGCCTACGCGCACGACTTCATGAGCACCAAGGTGTTCGGCCAGGTCAACGTCGGCATCGTGCTCGGCATCGGCCAG includes the following:
- a CDS encoding DUF485 domain-containing protein is translated as MYDVARPATGNALEETGRMPALFTGERPTGAPQRRPAAPTGPDYAGIQASREFVALRRRFRGFVFPMSLAFFAWYMTYVLLAAYAHDFMSTKVFGQVNVGIVLGIGQFASTALVTWLYLRYARRHVDPRVAELRAREGVAEGTSR